A single region of the Novosphingobium sp. SL115 genome encodes:
- a CDS encoding MFS transporter produces the protein MAQTIAGMTERQKSLAFFTLITALVLEIVDVTIINTALPAMQADFAARGYDLGGSAAQWIAAGYSLAFGLLLVLGGRLGDIFGGRAMFLCGVAGFTLASVLCGVAADPALLIAARVAQGAAGAIMAPQVMAVIQILYDPVERIGRLAWFGVIGGLAGIAGPILGGLLIAADIAGLGWRAVFLINLPIGLAALVAGWRFLPREVTHKGGRIDVIGTLAFGAALAAMLVPLVRGEHAGLDRGSLLLLCASPLLLWAAWKGLTRRARAGKPVIFDPELMADPLFRTGALIGLIFSAANTGFLFVFAHALQSRLGYSPLQTGLVHIPFSAGVMLGMGFVGRRYLARAGKWMLVCSSALLVFAYGGALAWIVAGGPGLVLLMPALLASGVGMGTLSGPVSPVALARVDRRHAGAASGILKTVLQMGSAFGIALVGSAYFALGASGVLAAIGVILLLLAGCFVLALSLPERIFDQRN, from the coding sequence ATGGCGCAGACCATTGCCGGCATGACCGAGAGGCAGAAAAGCCTCGCCTTTTTCACGCTTATTACTGCGCTGGTGCTTGAGATTGTCGATGTGACGATCATCAACACCGCGCTGCCAGCTATGCAGGCGGATTTTGCCGCGCGCGGATATGATCTGGGTGGCAGTGCGGCCCAGTGGATTGCGGCGGGCTATTCGCTGGCGTTCGGTCTGCTGCTGGTGCTGGGCGGGCGACTGGGCGATATCTTTGGCGGGCGGGCGATGTTCCTGTGCGGCGTGGCGGGGTTCACGCTGGCATCGGTGCTGTGCGGCGTAGCTGCTGATCCTGCGCTGCTGATTGCGGCGCGGGTCGCGCAGGGCGCCGCGGGCGCGATCATGGCGCCGCAGGTCATGGCGGTAATCCAGATCCTGTATGATCCGGTGGAGCGGATCGGGCGGCTGGCGTGGTTTGGCGTGATCGGCGGGCTGGCGGGCATTGCCGGGCCAATCCTTGGAGGACTGCTGATTGCGGCGGATATTGCCGGCTTGGGCTGGCGCGCGGTGTTCCTGATTAATCTGCCCATCGGGCTTGCCGCGCTGGTGGCGGGCTGGCGTTTCCTGCCGCGTGAAGTGACGCACAAGGGCGGGCGCATCGATGTGATCGGCACGCTGGCGTTTGGGGCCGCGCTGGCCGCCATGCTGGTGCCGCTGGTGCGGGGTGAACATGCCGGGCTTGATCGTGGCAGTCTGCTGCTACTTTGCGCATCGCCATTGCTGCTGTGGGCCGCGTGGAAGGGCCTTACCCGCAGGGCGCGGGCGGGCAAGCCGGTAATCTTCGATCCCGAACTCATGGCTGATCCGCTGTTTCGTACAGGCGCGCTGATCGGACTGATCTTTTCGGCGGCGAACACGGGCTTTCTGTTCGTCTTTGCCCATGCGTTGCAATCACGGCTGGGCTATTCGCCCCTGCAGACCGGACTGGTGCATATCCCGTTCAGCGCGGGCGTTATGCTGGGCATGGGCTTTGTCGGACGACGCTATCTGGCGCGGGCGGGCAAGTGGATGCTGGTGTGCTCTTCGGCACTGCTGGTATTTGCCTATGGCGGCGCGCTGGCGTGGATCGTCGCGGGAGGACCAGGGCTGGTCTTGCTGATGCCGGCCCTGCTGGCGTCGGGCGTGGGCATGGGCACGCTGTCCGGCCCGGTATCGCCAGTGGCACTGGCGCGAGTGGACCGTCGCCACGCAGGCGCGGCCAGCGGCATCTTGAAGACCGTGCTGCAAATGGGCAGCGCCTTTGGCATTGCGCTGGTTGGCAGCGCTTATTTCGCGCTGGGAGCCAGCGGCGTGCTGGCAGCCATTGGCGTTATCCTGCTGCTGTTGGCGGGGTGCTTCGTGCTTGCGCTCAGCCTGCCGGAACGGATTTTTGACCAGCGGAATTGA
- a CDS encoding HD domain-containing protein, with protein sequence MDDLPTAQFHTMSDGTQEDWDAIMTHMVPHARSGGARVLEHLRLLEGDCGGFAVDRLTHCLQTATRAHRDGRAEDYVVMALLHDIGDVLGAYNHPDIAAAILKPFVSEELHWIVQHHGIFQGYNFFHFLGLDRNMRDQFAAHEHAAATQEFIDKYDCPAFDPAYDTLPLSFFEPMVMRLFEKPRSSIYKKALAEA encoded by the coding sequence ATGGATGATCTGCCCACGGCGCAGTTCCACACGATGAGCGATGGCACGCAGGAAGACTGGGATGCCATCATGACCCATATGGTGCCCCATGCCCGCAGCGGGGGCGCGAGAGTGCTGGAACATCTGCGGCTGCTCGAAGGGGATTGCGGCGGCTTTGCGGTTGATCGGCTGACCCATTGCCTGCAAACCGCGACCCGCGCGCATCGTGATGGCCGGGCGGAAGATTATGTGGTGATGGCTTTGCTGCACGACATTGGCGATGTGCTGGGCGCCTATAACCACCCGGATATTGCGGCAGCCATCCTCAAGCCTTTCGTTTCGGAAGAACTGCACTGGATCGTGCAGCATCATGGCATTTTTCAGGGCTACAACTTCTTCCACTTCCTTGGCCTTGACCGCAATATGCGCGACCAGTTTGCCGCCCACGAACATGCCGCCGCCACGCAGGAATTCATCGACAAGTATGATTGCCCGGCGTTCGATCCAGCTTACGACACGTTGCCGCTGTCGTTCTTTGAACCGATGGTGATGCGCCTGTTCGAAAAGCCGCGAAGTAGCATTTATAAAAAGGCGCTGGCCGAGGCTTGA
- a CDS encoding efflux RND transporter periplasmic adaptor subunit: MSHTVSIPNAPRRDVVSFSLLPKLPAFALVCAGALALGACGSAEGQKAKPTPTVGIMVARTEAVELTTELSGRTEAYEIAEVRPQVAGIVMSRLFQEGSFVRAGQPLYQIDSRIYAASQAQASASLASAQATVEANRLKAERYRLLAEQGGVSKQDAADALATYNQSRAAVAQARASLASAQVNLGFTRVTSPISGRIGISMVTKGALVTASQTTAMAKVQRLDPMYVNIKQSGADFVALKRAIETGQLVAGAAPVKVVLPDGSEYPVAGKLNPADIDVDPETGTITVRAVVPNPKGDLLPGLFVRAIVGQGTVPNGILVPQAAVSRDPRGRASVLVANASDTLEKRDITADTPVGQNWLVTSGLKAGDRVVVDGLINAREGQKAKIVPAGSKPQDDTKAGAKAGAGK; this comes from the coding sequence GTGAGCCATACTGTGTCGATCCCGAATGCCCCCCGCCGTGACGTCGTGAGCTTCTCCTTGCTGCCCAAACTCCCTGCCTTCGCGCTGGTCTGCGCTGGAGCGCTTGCGCTTGGTGCGTGCGGTTCCGCTGAAGGGCAGAAGGCAAAGCCGACCCCGACGGTGGGCATCATGGTTGCCCGCACCGAAGCGGTGGAGTTGACCACTGAACTTTCGGGCCGCACCGAAGCTTATGAGATTGCCGAAGTGCGCCCGCAGGTGGCCGGTATCGTCATGTCCCGGCTGTTTCAGGAAGGGTCGTTCGTGCGTGCGGGGCAGCCGCTTTACCAGATCGATTCCCGCATCTATGCCGCGTCGCAGGCGCAGGCATCGGCTTCGCTGGCATCGGCCCAGGCCACGGTTGAGGCGAACCGGCTGAAAGCTGAACGCTATCGCCTGCTGGCCGAACAGGGCGGCGTCAGCAAGCAGGACGCCGCTGACGCACTGGCAACCTACAACCAGTCGCGCGCTGCCGTGGCGCAGGCGCGTGCTTCGCTGGCGTCTGCTCAGGTCAATCTGGGTTTCACCCGCGTTACATCGCCCATCAGCGGGCGCATCGGTATTTCGATGGTGACCAAGGGCGCGCTGGTCACCGCCAGCCAGACCACGGCGATGGCCAAGGTCCAGCGACTCGATCCGATGTATGTGAACATCAAGCAGTCGGGGGCTGATTTCGTCGCATTGAAACGCGCCATCGAAACTGGCCAGCTTGTGGCCGGGGCTGCGCCGGTCAAGGTCGTGCTGCCCGATGGCAGCGAATACCCCGTGGCCGGAAAGCTCAATCCTGCAGATATCGATGTCGATCCCGAAACTGGAACGATCACCGTTCGCGCGGTAGTGCCCAATCCCAAGGGCGATCTGTTGCCGGGCCTGTTCGTGCGCGCGATTGTGGGACAGGGCACGGTGCCCAACGGCATTCTGGTGCCGCAGGCCGCCGTCAGCCGCGATCCGCGCGGGCGGGCCAGCGTGCTGGTGGCCAATGCCAGCGATACGCTGGAAAAGCGCGATATCACCGCCGATACGCCGGTGGGGCAGAACTGGCTGGTGACCAGCGGGTTGAAGGCGGGCGACCGGGTGGTGGTCGATGGCCTTATCAACGCGCGCGAAGGCCAGAAGGCCAAGATCGTGCCAGCAGGCAGCAAACCACAGGATGATACCAAAGCCGGGGCCAAAGCCGGGGCGGGGAAGTAA
- a CDS encoding DUF4402 domain-containing protein, protein MKKLLASAVIAAGLLGSGSAFAQAANSSSATAAGSVTIVRPLTITNTSGLAFGRIVKPRTGDGTVSIANNSNTVVAGSGAVALSGITTSRAVFTVDGEGGQAIGISMPSSMTLSGNGDTIEVTLAPDFGSTETLSGALAGSGSKTLNVGGGFDLPSAQASGAYTGSFTVTVAYQ, encoded by the coding sequence ATGAAGAAGTTGCTTGCCAGTGCGGTAATCGCCGCCGGCCTGCTGGGTTCAGGCTCTGCCTTTGCCCAAGCGGCCAACTCCAGCAGCGCCACCGCTGCCGGGTCGGTCACGATCGTTCGCCCGTTGACCATCACCAACACCAGCGGCCTTGCCTTTGGCCGTATCGTCAAGCCGCGCACCGGCGATGGCACGGTGTCGATTGCCAACAACAGCAACACGGTTGTCGCAGGCAGCGGCGCTGTCGCACTCAGCGGCATCACTACCAGCCGCGCCGTGTTCACGGTTGACGGCGAAGGCGGTCAGGCCATCGGCATATCGATGCCTTCGTCCATGACCCTGTCGGGCAATGGCGATACCATCGAAGTGACTCTGGCACCCGATTTCGGCTCCACCGAAACGCTCAGCGGCGCTCTGGCCGGTTCTGGCAGCAAGACGCTGAACGTGGGCGGTGGCTTTGATCTGCCCTCTGCCCAGGCTTCGGGCGCGTACACCGGTTCGTTTACCGTGACAGTCGCTTATCAATAA
- a CDS encoding HU family DNA-binding protein, which yields MNNSDLADIVAANHGLSKADARKAVDSVFAAITEAAAQGDEVSLNGFGKFKVKNTPAREGRNPSTGATIQIAASNKLTFSAAKAVKDKLNG from the coding sequence ATGAACAACAGCGACCTCGCAGACATCGTCGCAGCGAACCACGGCCTTTCCAAGGCCGATGCCCGCAAGGCCGTCGACAGCGTGTTTGCCGCCATCACCGAAGCTGCCGCCCAGGGCGATGAAGTTTCGCTCAACGGCTTTGGCAAGTTCAAGGTCAAGAACACCCCGGCTCGTGAAGGCCGTAACCCTTCGACCGGCGCGACCATCCAAATCGCAGCTTCGAACAAGCTGACCTTCTCGGCCGCAAAGGCTGTCAAGGACAAGCTCAACGGCTGA
- a CDS encoding DUF4402 domain-containing protein: MNRRAFSIALAVVAAALIPGSSAMAQNYSVQSISDANLGDVVSAASGTSTFRSNASSGAVTLQSGSAVRLSSTSANAVVTIGCSNSVLCATTAVSVTLAHAGTPSGRLDYIPSVSVANGTATITSAYSAGSYVVINLSPIPRNSSRTFLLGFDMPVLGNESSRSTGSAVSSYLITASRPSGSGSSSQVGDIIAKVLRPIAIAKTQDLQFGSVTRPSSGSGSITVSPSGSASSTGTNVRRFSTPAPSAAAFTVTGEGGQAVTVSVPSTVSLNGPAGTVVATTTATGSGSQVLNGSAGAAGTVQVKVGGTVPLTQTTGIGTFSGALTVTVQYN; this comes from the coding sequence ATGAACAGGCGCGCATTTTCAATAGCGCTGGCCGTAGTGGCTGCTGCGCTGATTCCCGGCAGCAGCGCCATGGCCCAAAACTACTCCGTGCAATCAATCAGCGACGCCAATCTGGGCGATGTCGTGTCCGCCGCATCCGGCACGTCGACCTTCCGGTCCAACGCATCATCCGGGGCAGTCACCCTGCAATCGGGCAGCGCAGTGCGGCTATCCAGCACCTCCGCCAATGCCGTGGTGACGATCGGTTGCAGCAATTCGGTCCTGTGCGCGACCACTGCCGTCTCTGTCACACTGGCCCACGCCGGAACGCCCAGTGGACGGCTGGACTACATCCCTTCGGTCAGCGTTGCCAACGGTACTGCTACCATCACATCGGCCTATAGCGCAGGCAGCTATGTGGTCATTAACCTCAGCCCGATTCCACGCAATTCCTCACGCACGTTCCTGCTTGGTTTCGATATGCCGGTGCTGGGCAATGAATCTTCACGGTCAACCGGATCTGCGGTCAGTTCCTATCTTATCACCGCGTCGCGGCCCAGCGGCTCAGGGTCGAGTTCTCAGGTAGGCGACATCATCGCCAAAGTGCTGCGCCCCATCGCCATTGCCAAGACGCAGGATCTGCAATTTGGCAGCGTGACGCGGCCCAGCAGCGGATCGGGCAGCATCACGGTAAGCCCATCAGGTTCGGCCAGCAGCACCGGCACCAATGTCCGCCGCTTTTCCACCCCCGCGCCCAGCGCAGCCGCCTTTACCGTGACCGGCGAAGGTGGGCAGGCGGTGACGGTATCGGTGCCATCCACCGTATCGCTAAACGGGCCAGCCGGAACCGTAGTGGCAACCACCACCGCCACCGGCAGCGGATCGCAGGTGTTGAACGGCAGCGCAGGCGCAGCAGGAACCGTACAGGTGAAGGTCGGCGGCACCGTACCGCTAACCCAGACCACCGGCATCGGCACATTCAGCGGCGCTTTGACCGTGACGGTTCAGTATAACTGA
- a CDS encoding efflux RND transporter permease subunit — protein sequence MISRFFAYRPIFAWVLAIVIMAAGLFAVTTMGVEQYPDIAPPTVSVSATYGGADAATVENSVTQILEQQLKGLDGLLYFNSNSSNGSSSITVTFDKGTDPDTAQVQVQNAISRAINRLPTVVQQQGVSVNKSQSDMLMVVSIYDKTGRTNNADISDYLTTHFQDPLSRVEGVGSANVFGSSYAMRIWLDPLRLAAVQLMPSDITSALQAQNTQVAAGELGANPSPDGQRLNATVTARSRLETPEQFQNVVVKTNVDGSVVKLKDVARVEMGEENYGALSRFNGNPATGLSINLASGANAMKTAELVKAKVEELSKDLPAGYAIAYPRDSSTFVKLSIEEVVWSLFEAIVLVVIVMFVFLQNWRATLIPAIAVPVVLLGTFGVLSLFGYTVNTLTMFGMVLAIGLLVDDAIVVVENVERVMHEEGLGPLEATVKSMEEITSALIGITLVLTAVFVPMAFFGGSTGAIYRQFSVTIVSAMTLSVLVALVFTPALCATLLKPVADHEKPKGVFFRKFNSGYGNLEGRYRGRLAKVVGRPTPWMLVFGAITVAMVLLYVRLPTSFLPAEDQGNLSLNYQLPVGSTSEQTRAVAMEMSRYILETEKDNVQAVFVVMGRGQSGSAQNAGQGFMLLKDWSERKGADRTAAAIAERLNAHFRKSRDAQMFVLNPPPIRGLGSSAGFEMWLQDAGGAGNTALTAARQTLTQLAGEEPRLSQVRLSGLEDTPQLKVDMDDDALTAFQITPANANSTLSIAWGGLYVNDFVDRGRVKRVYVQGDAPYRNEPADLGQWFVRSSNGEMAPFSAFAASHWTQGPVRLDRFNGIAAQQLQGAGAEGVSSGDAMKLMEEAAAKLDGNYSVAWSGLSFQERASSSQSTLLYAASIFFIFLCLAALYESWSVPVAVLLVIPLGIIGAVLAVTLRGYDNDIYFQVALLTTIGLSAKNAILIVEFAEAAMAKGETAVAAALEGARLRLRPIIMTSVAFIAGVVPLVIADGAGANGRRAIGTGVMGGMLSATLLAIFLVPLFFVLVKGLFNRKGKAPDAHQQGEPA from the coding sequence ATGATTTCGCGCTTTTTTGCCTATCGCCCGATCTTTGCCTGGGTTCTGGCCATTGTCATCATGGCGGCAGGCCTGTTCGCCGTCACCACCATGGGGGTGGAACAATACCCCGACATCGCCCCGCCTACGGTTTCGGTCAGCGCGACCTATGGCGGTGCGGATGCCGCGACGGTTGAAAACTCTGTCACGCAGATTCTCGAACAGCAGTTGAAGGGCCTTGACGGCCTGCTCTACTTCAATTCGAATTCCAGCAATGGCTCGTCCAGCATCACGGTCACCTTTGACAAGGGCACCGATCCCGATACTGCGCAAGTGCAGGTGCAGAACGCAATTTCGCGCGCGATCAACCGGCTGCCAACCGTGGTTCAGCAGCAGGGCGTCAGCGTCAACAAATCGCAGTCCGACATGCTCATGGTCGTGTCGATCTATGACAAGACTGGCCGCACCAACAATGCCGATATTTCCGATTATCTGACAACGCATTTTCAAGACCCGCTATCCCGCGTCGAAGGCGTGGGCAGCGCCAACGTGTTCGGCTCGTCCTACGCCATGCGTATCTGGCTTGATCCGCTGCGGCTGGCGGCGGTGCAGCTTATGCCGTCGGATATCACGTCTGCCTTGCAGGCCCAGAACACGCAGGTTGCGGCGGGGGAACTTGGCGCAAACCCATCGCCAGATGGGCAACGGTTGAACGCCACGGTTACCGCGCGGTCGCGCCTTGAAACGCCGGAGCAGTTCCAGAACGTCGTGGTGAAAACCAACGTCGATGGTTCGGTGGTCAAGCTGAAAGACGTGGCCCGCGTGGAAATGGGCGAGGAAAACTACGGCGCTCTCAGCCGTTTCAACGGCAATCCCGCGACCGGTCTATCCATCAACCTTGCGTCCGGCGCCAATGCCATGAAAACGGCCGAACTGGTCAAGGCCAAGGTCGAGGAACTGTCCAAGGATTTGCCGGCGGGCTATGCCATCGCCTATCCGCGTGACAGCAGCACTTTCGTCAAACTGTCGATCGAAGAAGTGGTCTGGTCGCTGTTCGAAGCGATTGTGCTGGTCGTCATCGTGATGTTCGTGTTCCTGCAGAACTGGCGTGCCACACTGATCCCGGCCATTGCCGTGCCGGTGGTGCTGCTGGGCACCTTTGGCGTGCTGTCGCTGTTCGGCTATACGGTCAATACGCTGACCATGTTCGGCATGGTGTTGGCCATCGGCCTACTGGTGGATGACGCCATCGTCGTTGTCGAAAACGTCGAGCGGGTGATGCACGAGGAAGGGCTTGGCCCGCTGGAAGCCACCGTCAAGTCGATGGAGGAAATCACCTCTGCGCTGATCGGCATTACGCTGGTGCTGACTGCCGTGTTCGTGCCGATGGCGTTCTTTGGCGGATCGACCGGCGCGATTTATCGGCAGTTCTCAGTTACCATCGTTTCAGCCATGACGCTTTCGGTGCTGGTCGCGCTGGTGTTCACCCCTGCGCTTTGCGCCACGCTGCTGAAGCCTGTGGCCGACCATGAAAAGCCAAAGGGTGTGTTCTTCCGCAAGTTCAACAGCGGCTATGGCAATCTTGAAGGTCGCTATCGTGGCCGGCTGGCCAAGGTTGTCGGACGGCCGACGCCGTGGATGCTGGTGTTCGGCGCAATCACGGTGGCCATGGTGCTGCTCTATGTGCGCCTGCCCACGAGTTTCCTGCCTGCCGAAGATCAGGGCAACCTCTCGCTCAACTATCAGCTTCCGGTCGGCTCCACATCCGAGCAGACCCGCGCTGTTGCGATGGAGATGTCGCGCTACATACTCGAAACCGAAAAGGACAATGTGCAGGCGGTTTTCGTTGTTATGGGCCGTGGCCAGTCGGGTTCGGCGCAGAACGCAGGGCAGGGCTTCATGCTGCTGAAGGACTGGTCCGAACGCAAGGGTGCAGACCGCACCGCTGCTGCCATTGCTGAACGATTGAACGCCCATTTCCGCAAATCGCGCGATGCCCAGATGTTTGTGCTCAACCCGCCCCCCATTCGCGGGCTTGGCAGTTCAGCCGGTTTCGAAATGTGGCTTCAGGATGCCGGCGGCGCGGGCAACACCGCGCTTACCGCCGCGCGTCAGACGCTGACGCAGCTCGCGGGCGAAGAACCTCGCCTTTCGCAAGTGCGCCTATCCGGCCTTGAAGATACGCCGCAGCTGAAAGTCGACATGGACGACGACGCGCTGACCGCGTTCCAGATCACGCCTGCCAACGCGAACTCTACCCTGTCGATCGCGTGGGGCGGGCTTTACGTGAACGACTTTGTCGACCGGGGCCGCGTCAAGCGCGTATATGTGCAGGGGGATGCGCCCTATCGCAACGAGCCGGCTGATCTTGGCCAGTGGTTTGTGCGTAGCAGTAATGGCGAAATGGCCCCTTTCTCTGCTTTCGCGGCTTCGCACTGGACCCAAGGACCGGTGCGGCTGGATCGCTTCAACGGCATCGCCGCGCAGCAGTTGCAGGGGGCGGGTGCGGAGGGAGTCAGTTCTGGTGACGCAATGAAGTTGATGGAAGAGGCTGCAGCCAAGCTTGACGGCAATTATTCCGTGGCGTGGAGTGGCCTGTCCTTTCAGGAGCGCGCGTCATCAAGCCAGTCGACGCTGCTCTACGCCGCCTCGATCTTCTTCATCTTCCTGTGTCTTGCCGCGCTGTATGAAAGCTGGTCGGTGCCGGTGGCGGTGTTGCTGGTGATCCCGTTGGGCATTATCGGTGCGGTTCTGGCGGTGACCTTGCGCGGCTATGACAACGACATCTATTTCCAGGTCGCATTGCTTACCACCATCGGCCTTTCGGCCAAGAACGCGATCCTGATCGTGGAGTTTGCCGAAGCCGCCATGGCCAAGGGCGAAACTGCCGTCGCCGCGGCGCTGGAAGGTGCGCGTCTGCGCCTGCGTCCGATCATCATGACCAGCGTGGCTTTCATTGCAGGCGTCGTGCCGCTGGTGATTGCCGATGGGGCAGGGGCTAATGGTCGTCGCGCCATCGGCACCGGGGTCATGGGTGGGATGCTTTCCGCCACACTGCTGGCCATCTTCCTCGTGCCGTTGTTCTTCGTGCTGGTGAAAGGCTTGTTCAACCGCAAGGGCAAAGCGCCTGATGCCCACCAGCAGGGAGAACCGGCATGA
- a CDS encoding fatty acid--CoA ligase, which produces MAETAYKPTTAERTAHLFTFDGFLRFWAEDRPDMVALDGPDRLLTYAGLEEATARVATGLAAMGLGKGDRIAWFGKNATLYFTLFFAAARLGVVMVPIGWRLAPAEAKWIAQDAEARAMFLGEGFEDLAASFAEIPTVERCFTQSEAWGWIDGTAPAPFEAAGPDDAVLQLYTSGTTGNPKGAVLSNRNLFGLRKQSLGSDQPYAAMTDDEAILVAMPCAHIGGTGLGVMAIGAGLPGIVLAEFEPRAVFDAVEQKGVTRFFIVPAALQMLLNHPDCAQVDFSRLKYIIYGASPIPLVLLRECIAMFSADFIQAYGMTETTGTICMLPPEDHDVNGNQRMRSAGKPLPGVEVRVIDENGKALGPNEIGEIQTRSSNNMLGYWKLPEATAKTLSNDGWIATGDAGYLDDDGYVYMHDRIKDMIISGGENVYPAQVESAIYGHPDVLEVAVIGVPDERWGEAVKAVCVPKPGHTVDPQSVIEWTRERLAGFKVPKSVDVIEALPRNPSGKILRRSLREPYWQGLERQVN; this is translated from the coding sequence ATGGCCGAAACAGCCTATAAGCCCACTACGGCAGAACGCACCGCGCACCTGTTCACGTTTGATGGTTTCCTGCGTTTCTGGGCGGAAGATCGACCGGATATGGTCGCGCTGGATGGGCCGGACCGGCTTTTGACTTACGCAGGGCTGGAAGAAGCCACGGCGCGCGTCGCCACCGGTCTTGCCGCGATGGGGTTGGGCAAGGGGGACCGGATCGCGTGGTTCGGCAAGAACGCGACGCTGTATTTCACCCTGTTCTTTGCGGCCGCACGGCTGGGCGTGGTGATGGTGCCCATCGGCTGGCGGCTGGCCCCGGCTGAGGCAAAGTGGATTGCCCAGGACGCCGAGGCGCGGGCGATGTTCCTTGGCGAAGGGTTTGAAGACCTTGCTGCCAGCTTTGCCGAAATTCCGACGGTTGAGCGCTGTTTTACGCAAAGTGAGGCGTGGGGCTGGATTGACGGCACGGCGCCTGCGCCGTTCGAAGCCGCCGGGCCGGACGATGCGGTGCTGCAACTCTATACATCGGGCACCACCGGGAATCCCAAGGGCGCAGTGCTGTCCAACCGCAACCTGTTTGGCCTGCGCAAACAATCGCTGGGCAGCGATCAGCCCTATGCCGCGATGACCGATGATGAGGCGATCCTTGTTGCCATGCCCTGTGCGCACATTGGCGGCACTGGCCTTGGGGTTATGGCGATCGGTGCGGGATTGCCCGGCATCGTGCTGGCGGAATTTGAGCCGCGTGCGGTGTTTGATGCCGTAGAGCAGAAGGGCGTCACCCGTTTCTTCATCGTGCCCGCCGCGCTCCAGATGCTGCTGAACCATCCCGATTGCGCGCAGGTGGATTTCAGCCGGTTGAAATATATCATCTATGGCGCATCGCCCATTCCGCTGGTCCTGCTGCGCGAATGTATCGCCATGTTTTCAGCCGATTTCATTCAGGCATATGGCATGACCGAGACGACCGGCACGATCTGTATGTTGCCGCCTGAAGACCATGACGTGAATGGCAATCAGCGGATGCGGTCTGCCGGAAAGCCGCTGCCCGGGGTGGAAGTGCGCGTAATCGATGAAAATGGCAAAGCGCTGGGGCCAAACGAGATTGGCGAGATTCAGACCCGGTCATCCAACAACATGCTGGGCTATTGGAAACTGCCAGAAGCGACGGCAAAGACATTGAGCAATGATGGCTGGATTGCCACGGGCGACGCCGGTTATCTGGACGATGACGGCTATGTCTATATGCATGACCGCATCAAGGACATGATTATCTCCGGCGGCGAAAACGTCTATCCGGCGCAGGTCGAAAGCGCGATTTATGGCCATCCCGATGTGCTGGAAGTGGCGGTGATCGGCGTGCCGGATGAGCGCTGGGGCGAAGCGGTGAAGGCCGTTTGCGTGCCCAAGCCCGGACACACCGTTGATCCGCAATCGGTTATTGAATGGACGCGCGAACGGCTGGCCGGGTTCAAGGTGCCCAAATCTGTCGACGTGATTGAAGCGCTGCCCCGCAATCCTTCGGGCAAGATTTTGCGGCGGTCCTTGCGCGAACCCTATTGGCAGGGGCTGGAACGGCAGGTGAACTGA